One Gemmatimonadota bacterium DNA window includes the following coding sequences:
- a CDS encoding TonB-dependent receptor: MKYLRSTLKSVFSLILLSAMPGFAQETQNAQDTQNAADEAPRYILDTVVVTGNKIETPLRQVSSSIAVITSEDIERSSRNTVADLLRDVGGLSVAQNGGPGRNASVFLRGAESAYTLFLIDGVEVNDPMSPGRSYSPAHMTVDQVERIEVLYGSQSTLYGSDAIAGVVNIITKQGDGPPKIDASIEGGALGTIRSRAGLSGGTTDYRYAMDGSFLNTKGISSNALGNMEEDGYRNTTLGGRFGATPSAGVSVDLNVRYTDGRADIDNGTGPNGDDPNRINTSRQLFVRPSATLELWSQRWRQTLGYSLVDHSREDDNPADANQETAANSTFDARLHKVDWQHTLLLAEGNTVVFGAETESEQGESESKGPFSSRFDRRTARMTGVYLQEMLQYGDALFAAAGIRVDHHDRFGSEVTYNLAPNVFFEETGTRLKGAYGTGYKAPSLFQLYSSFGDSTLQAGSSKSWEAGIEQYTTDQRLAAGVTYFDNTFDNMVGWDSATSSYKNVFKATSKGVELTGRYSGGAGTSLRAYYTFTDSKDHESDEQLLRRPRHSGGIVLDQRVRPGFDLNLSYRFAGERRDNDFTTWPATPVTLDGYGIVNVAANWKITPNIQLFGRVDNLFDTKYEEILGYGTVGITGYLGIRVANTGN; encoded by the coding sequence ATGAAATACCTACGAAGCACACTTAAATCCGTGTTCAGTTTGATCCTGCTTTCCGCCATGCCAGGATTCGCCCAGGAAACGCAGAATGCACAGGATACGCAGAATGCGGCGGACGAGGCGCCCAGGTACATCCTGGACACCGTAGTCGTAACGGGTAACAAGATCGAGACTCCCTTGAGGCAGGTCTCGAGTTCGATCGCCGTTATTACCTCCGAAGATATCGAACGCAGCAGCCGGAACACGGTCGCCGACCTGTTGCGCGATGTGGGCGGGCTGAGCGTGGCACAGAACGGCGGGCCGGGCAGGAACGCGTCTGTTTTCCTTCGCGGCGCCGAATCGGCCTACACCCTGTTTCTGATCGACGGCGTTGAAGTGAACGACCCCATGTCTCCAGGACGCAGCTACAGTCCGGCCCATATGACCGTCGACCAGGTTGAGCGGATCGAGGTGCTTTACGGGTCCCAGAGCACGCTTTACGGATCGGATGCCATCGCAGGCGTAGTGAACATCATTACAAAGCAGGGGGACGGTCCGCCGAAGATCGATGCCTCCATCGAGGGCGGCGCGCTGGGTACCATTCGAAGCCGGGCGGGATTGAGCGGGGGCACAACAGACTACCGGTATGCGATGGATGGCTCGTTCCTCAACACGAAGGGAATCTCGTCGAACGCCCTGGGGAACATGGAAGAAGACGGATACCGGAACACCACGCTGGGTGGCCGTTTCGGGGCGACGCCTTCCGCCGGCGTTTCGGTCGATCTCAACGTCCGGTACACGGACGGCCGCGCCGATATCGACAACGGAACCGGCCCCAATGGAGACGATCCCAATCGGATAAACACATCCAGGCAGCTGTTTGTCCGGCCCTCCGCGACCCTCGAGCTGTGGTCGCAGCGATGGAGGCAGACGCTGGGCTACAGCCTGGTCGACCACAGCAGGGAAGACGACAATCCGGCGGACGCCAACCAGGAGACGGCCGCGAATTCCACGTTCGACGCCCGGTTGCACAAAGTGGACTGGCAGCACACGCTGTTACTGGCCGAGGGGAATACCGTCGTGTTCGGGGCCGAAACCGAGTCGGAACAGGGAGAATCGGAATCTAAAGGGCCGTTTTCGAGCAGGTTCGACCGGCGGACGGCGAGGATGACGGGCGTCTACCTGCAGGAGATGCTGCAGTATGGCGACGCATTGTTCGCTGCCGCGGGCATCCGGGTCGATCACCACGACCGGTTCGGATCCGAAGTCACCTACAACCTCGCACCAAACGTATTCTTCGAAGAGACGGGGACCAGGTTAAAAGGCGCTTACGGTACGGGTTACAAGGCGCCTTCACTGTTCCAGCTGTATTCATCCTTCGGTGATTCCACGCTCCAGGCGGGGTCGAGCAAGAGCTGGGAAGCGGGGATCGAACAGTACACGACCGACCAGCGTCTTGCAGCCGGTGTGACGTACTTCGACAATACCTTCGATAACATGGTCGGATGGGATAGCGCGACCTCCAGTTACAAGAACGTCTTCAAGGCGACGAGCAAGGGCGTGGAGTTGACCGGCCGGTATTCGGGGGGCGCGGGAACATCCCTGCGGGCCTACTACACCTTTACCGATTCGAAGGACCACGAATCGGATGAGCAGTTGTTGCGGCGTCCGCGGCACAGCGGCGGGATCGTGCTGGATCAGCGGGTGCGGCCGGGATTCGACCTGAACCTGAGTTACCGGTTCGCGGGGGAACGGCGGGACAACGACTTTACCACCTGGCCGGCGACGCCGGTTACGTTGGACGGCTACGGGATCGTGAATGTCGCCGCCAACTGGAAGATCACGCCGAACATTCAGCTGTTCGGACGGGTCGACAATCTTTTCGATACGAAGTACGAGGAGATCCTG